One Malania oleifera isolate guangnan ecotype guangnan chromosome 10, ASM2987363v1, whole genome shotgun sequence genomic region harbors:
- the LOC131165758 gene encoding uncharacterized protein LOC131165758, whose protein sequence is MCLGLVCEEGERVLGRQKAPGACPYCGGNVEAMDVESKCSFCFLPICFKIKRKYFCTLCARRLVLYA, encoded by the coding sequence ATGTGCTTGGGGTTGGTTTGTGAGGAAGGGGAGAGGGTGTTGGGTCGGCAGAAAGCTCCCGGGGCGTGCCCCTACTGCGGGGGAAACGTGGAAGCCATGGACGTGGAGAGCAAGTGCAGCTTCTGCTTTCTCCCCATCTGCTTCAAGATCAAGAGGAAGTATTTCTGCACTTTATGCGCCAGGCGTTTGGTCTTGTACGCATAG